The nucleotide sequence CTTGCTCGGAGTCGTAAAATCACTATCAactgttattattaatatcatgtaATCCAATTACAAACACTTCTCGTTGCATCagtactgaaaaaaaaacttagaaaTAATAGCTTAAATTATCGAAGTATAGACTTGGTCTAGTCCTTGCAGcttcaaaaatgtttaaaatgatgCTATCTACATAAGCTGTACAGCATTTGTATCTAGCTAAATATGTCAATTTACTCACGTCAGAAGTCAAAGATCCGTTGAGACGGCGTTCCAGTTTACCAAAGTTATGATCTATCGGAAATGCGTAATCCCAAAGTTCACAGAAGATTGAAGTAAAAATTAAGAAAGTGTTAATGTATATTAAACTCTTCATAGTTCATTGGTTACTTCTGCGACTCTGTCATATAAGTTAATTGTTATGGATTTTTCAATTGTACCGTTGGATTGCTGGTACGGTAATTACACACTGTATACATTTTTAAACCTAGAAGTTGATGTTTATTATACATATGGTTGATATTGTACCTGAAGTGTTCTTCAGAATCATACACTTACCTTCTGGTTCCTGTATAGACTGATCATCACCTGTACACCGTTTCCCTGTATGAAGCTCGAACATTGTTTGCACCCGTTTCTGTGTCCCATGGAGGTTAAGCACTTTCAAAGCACGCAGAAGAGTCGTGATATCTCTTTCTGTGATTTGCCCTCTCTCCTCCATATAGCGAATCATAAGGTGATTGCGACTATTCTTACTTTGCAGAAAATCAATTTTAGCAGGCGGATATTGAAAGAAGGTtgcaagttgcaaaatattctCTTCAGTTAAGATATCGGCTAATTTAGCTTTGAACCTACCAAAACCTGGcaaaataatacaaagaaacacaaataattcaCTCTCCATATATTCCGGATCAGGTGTAAGGGACTTTATAACTAATTGATGAATAGTATAATCCAGATGTATTGAATTTAAGTGAAATACATATTAATCCACCAAACATGTGGTCGGGATCCGATCTAAGATAATGGTATCTCTAACCATATGTAGGACAAAAAAGAAGGAACCGACAAACTAAACAGTTCGGATCAAGCAGATTGTATACCTGTCTAGGAGACTGTGTATAGTCAGGATGTTAGTGAATGTTAGAATAAACCCATGGAACATAATTTCCCAGATGTTAGTGAGCATCTTGGGCAAAGAAGTGTCGTTTGAAAGCTTATCAGTATAGCCGAAAGACAAATCAaccctactccccccccccctcaaaaaaaaaaaaaacgagagaCATCCATCCATAGAGCTAAGAGTCAAGTTTTGACCCACCGATGTATCTAACTGTGAAAGAGATTGACTGCTCGCATTAGAGACTGAGTTGATGTTATTTTTATGATGTGAAATTTCCAATGGCTATTCAATATAGTGACAATCATACCTGTTGAAttcttcttctttgctgtttcttCCACATACTTGAAACTGGTAGCCATCGTACCTATGAAGATTTGAATAATATAGCATTTATATTTACTccaatttatataaatataaatataaacaaatataagtAAAGGTATAAATATAGCTACCATAGTTGTATATCATTTTGAACTGATGTTTCAATAAAAACGTTTACGGCCTTCCAAACGACGTCGAAAATGTGTAAAAGCATTAcgaaataatttaaaatcagCGTATCATCCAAAGCGAATTGAAGTTAAATATCACAAgaaaatgaatttgatcaaaatgGATCCTTGATGCTGATGAGGTTGAGGGATGAAAATGgttttaaaaacttaaaagtcAGCACATTATGTTGTTGTAGCGTTGTCTAACAGTTCCAGCAGAATAACGAGTTAGCAATAAGTAGCCGTTTTACAATGAATTCTCGCAGATGAGGCCTATGTATTATTTGTGCACGAGAAAGCAGGTattgtatattaaaatattccaaCAGTCTTCACTATAGCTCACTCTGCTCAGCTGACATCGACACGACCGCCGAGACATATTGTTGTATAGTTGATCAACATGTATATTATTGACTCTGACAACCTCACACTGACAACCTCACACTGAACAACTGATGATCCCGAATAAAGAACTGATTTCTGTTAAGATTCAGTATTTGTTTATGCTACATGCTAGTTATATCCCTTGAATGAATTTGTTCACAGGGAACAGCTTTAGTCGGTAGCCTCCGTACACTGCCAATTACCAGTTGGAAAAACGTCACATATTGAAGATGGTGTTGATAGAACCTTTGCCAAATTACAACTGTTAATTTCAAATGAGTTGTCCCAAACTCTTGGGTAACGTCGGCCAATTCAACACGACACAGCTTGCTTTAAACCCATGGTTAGTGTGATTAACGAACAGTTTACATGGTTCGTGAATTCCTCTTCCTCATCATAAGCCTCCTACTTATCAACATCTTCATCCCCATCAATATCGTCAATATCGTCATCGGTAATATCGTCGTCGTCAATATCGTCGTCGTCAATATCGTCGTCTATATCGTCGTTGTCAGTGTCGTCGTCGCCGTCAATATCGTTGTCGTCAATATCGTCGTCGTCAatatcctcatcatcatcaccatcatcaatcatctctccctcctcctcatcatcatcatcctcagtatcatcatcatcaccatccatatcatcatcatcatcatcatcatcatcatcatcatcatcatcctcctctccctcctcctcatcatcatcatcctcagtatcatcatcatcaccatccatatcatcatcatcatcatcatcatcatcatcatcatcatcatcatcatcatcatcatcatcatctttatacTCATTTTCATTATCTTTATCCTCCGCCACATCTTTATTATCATCCTTCGCtaatacatcatcatcatcataatcatcatcctTACCATCTCCCCTTCTCCTcctcttcatcatcatcatcctcgtCATCATTATACTGCTCCTCCTAAAtgtcatcatcaacatcatcgtcatcatgatCCTCATCCATTCTCGTTatcttcatcatcatccttatcatcatcttCATGCTTTCGCcacttcatcatcatcatcatcatcatcatcatcatcatcatcatcatcatcatcatcatcatcatcatcatcatcatcatcatcatcatcatcatccgcCACATCATCACCGTCTCCCCTTCCACcttatcatgatcatcatccttatcatcctcatcatcatcctcatcctcatcatcctTATCATCCTCCTCCACCTTATCATCGTTTTCATCCTCCGCcacttcatcatcatcattatcatctccctctcctcctcctcctcatcatcatcaaaatcaTCGTTATCGTCATCATGATTCTAATCAACTTtataaccatcatcatcatcatcctcctcctcctcctcctcctcatcatcatcctcctcctcatATTTCTCCTCCTCAtattcctcctcctccacctcctccccGTCAATATTAACATCCTAATTATCCTTATATCATCACTTTATCCTCCgccacatcatcatcattatcctcTTCCTCCACCTACtcattttcatcatcatcatcgttatcatcatcTGCCACACCTTctcatcatcctcatcctcataattattttcattatcatcatgatcAACATCCGCATAGTCATAATCCTCTGTCTCTACATCTTTacatacccccacccccctgtaCCTCATCATCAAAGCCTTCTCCCCCACcttcatcattatcatcctcctcctcatcctcatcttcttcttcctcatcatcatcattctcaTCCTCATCATCTCCCTGTCCTCCTCATCCATATCAtaatcctcatcctcatcataGTTCTCCTCATCATCATCGACATGATCAACATCACTCACTTCCACGCCATCAACACGTCCTCATTCTCGTCCTCGTCCTCtttatcatcgtcatcgtcatcctCATGTTCATCCTCCTCCTTATCctcctcgtcattgtcatcgtcattattattattctttcaagcAAGTTATGTTGCTCTCGGCAAACACACAGACACGTCGACATATTGACTCTCTTGAAGTTATCATTCTCTAATGTACGATCTATTGTATCAACATTCACTATGGCTTATCCAATGAAGTATTCACATTGTTTCCCTCATCAATCATATGACTAACACTTGCATATCTCTCATATAGAAGGTCACTTTGTCAAGTTGTATATGTAAACATCTGTCATATGACAATGTAGGACATAGAAAGGTCTTTATTTTAACGAAGAAGCAAAATATAATCAGACGGCAATCATTTGATCTTTATTATTAATGGTGACGCACCATTTCTTTGACACTATTGTTTACCGATCGACTAGATTGTTTTACTTGATGATATGTTAACTAGGTTGTATTGACAAGTCACAGCTATTTTATTGCAATctgtacaacaacaaaaattattaGTTAAATGAgtaatacaaaatatgttttactCTACCAAAATAGCTAATGTATATACACATAGCCTAAAGATGAAATGTGAATTGAACGGTTAAAAAATAACGGTTAAACGGTAAAAAACGGTCGTCACCACAAATATATTCTAAGACTTACGAgtgtatagttttttttttggcaatgtaATGTTAATAGATGTATTTGTCAAGCAGcgtaataaaaaaacaaaaaaaaacattgatttatataaCTTTTCGTTTGTGTTGACCAAGTTGGATAAAGAAAACCACACGAATTTGATGTTTGGGGAATGTTCTTACGTAAACAATAATCAATCTGAaacaaggatttttttttgattCTCTCTCCTGTATTTGTCGATCATTTTACGGATTAACACGCCATCTGTCAActtgttttcttccttttcttcacCTTTGACCCTTAATCACAACTTTTTTTATATCTCATAGCGCCCTCTACTCTCGTCTTTAAATCCTTCAGAACATTCTCCCCTTCTTCGACCAAATGTCGAAACCCAGGTAAACCTATCACCATAACTGTTAACCGACTgaacaaaaaaagtaaaaaggaaCCCAATGCTCTATAATCAACCCTACACTCAAACTACATCAGGCTACTTAGCCTAACAAATATAATCCCAACAATGTATACACtgtaacaaaaaagaaagattttccaaaacatgttcttttcaAAACCTCCAAACATCATTAGCAACAGATGACTCAAATTTAAAAACAGAACTTACTAACACTTAAATTTAAATACTTCTACTCACACAACTCCAAATGACAcacttttgtgatatttctaaTCACCTCACCCCTGCTGGTCTTAATCTTTACCACTCTAATATGGCCATCTGGACCAGGAAACACTTCCTTTATCCTTCCTAATGGCCACTGACCTCTAACTACATCTTTTTCCATTACCAAAACTAAGCCATCGACCTTCAAATCAACTTTTTCCTTATGCCACTTTTTTCGACGATTTAAGGAAGGCAACCACTCCCTGAGCCATCTTTGCCAGAAATGGCGCATCAGCTCCTGCACACGGCGCCATCTCCTCCTTGGATTATATTTTGTGCTATCTACAATTTCCTCTGATGCAAATGTTCCACCCATAGACCCATGCAGGAAATGATTTGGTGTCAATGGGGTCATGTCTTTGGGAGAGGCTGACACATACGTCAATGGTCTTGAGTTAATTATACCTTCAGCACCAACAAAGGCTGAATGAAGCTCTTCATCGGTCACGTCTGCATCACCTAGAACTGCCTGAATAGCTCTCTTACTTGTCTTGATTAGTGCTTCATGAGCACCACCAAAATGAGGTGACAATGGGGGTAAGAAATGCCACCTCATCTGACCCGCTGTCACCTCTTGGACCTTTGATTTGTCAATCAACCTGAACAACTCTTTTAGCTCCCGAGACGCACCCACAAAATTAGTTCCATTGTCTGAGAAAACTTCCTCAGGCTCACCTCTTCGACTCACAAATCTATAGAACGCATTTAAGAACGTATCTGTATCAAGACCATAGGCTATTTCTAAATGTACCGCTCTAGTACTTAAGCAAGTGAAGAGACACAAATATCGCTTAGTCCTCACACGACCTCTTCCCTGGATAGTGAGAAAAGGTCCAGCATAATCAACAGCAACCTTAGAAAACGCCCTTAAGGTCACAGTCGCCCTTCTCTTTGGTAACGGTGCCATTACTTGTTCACCACCCTTAACGCTTCTCAACTTACACTGGTTACAATTAGTTTCGCACTCCCTGATCTCTTCACGACCATGTACCACCCAGTACTTTTCACTTATCTTTGACAGAATATAATTAGTACCCTGAACGTGATTACCATCGGTATGATATTTCCTAACTATCAAACGTGTCAGAGCATGTTTGCGAGGGAGAATAACGGGGAATCTCACATCATATGGCAGTGTCTCAACGACACTCAACCGACCAGTCATCCTGAGCAAGCCATCGTCATCTATCTTAGGCAACAAGGATTTCAAGGCACTGTTTGAACCTACAGCACCACCCTTCTTAATATTTTCTATGTCTCGACTGAATGCGTCCTCCTGTGCGACGCACACTAAATAGTTCTCTGCATCTTGAATTTCATCCAGCTTCAAAACTTTACCCTTTGATCTATCTTCACTCTTACTACGACAATTGTTGATGAAACGAAACACATATGCCGTAACTCTACGCATTCTTTCCCAACTACTGAAACGACAAGGGTTTAACTTCCACTCGTCAAATGTTGGTACAACCACCTTCCTATTCATCATTGATACCACTACTTTACGTTGGTCAGACCCAACCACATCGTTCACTGTGTTTACAGGCCAACATGTCGGATCACCATAAAGAAACTCAGGCCCACTCGACCATTTTTTATGCTCTATCATCTTCACAACCGTTGTACCCCGCGAAGCTAAATCCGCAGGATGATCTTTACCCGGCACATGACGCCACTGTGCTGGGTTTGTCAAATGTTGGATCTCCCCAACTCTATTTGCAACAAACGGCTTAAACAACTTACTCCTCCCTCTTATCCAATAGAGGACATTTTGACTGTCTACCCAAAAGACAACATCTTCTAATCTGTAGCACAATACTGATGAGATTGAACCAGCCAACTTCAATCTCAACATGGCACCCATTAATTCTAATTTAGAAATGCTAAGTGCTTTCAAAGGAGCCACCTTTGTCTTGGATGCAATGAGGCGAACAGTCACACCACTATTTGTCTCACTTCGTGCATACGCTACAGCAGCATATGCATCCTTACTAGCATCAGTGAATACATGAATGGATGTTTTACCACTCTCATACTCAATACATCTAGGCACCACTACTTTGTCAAGGTTTTGCAAATCGCTGACCCAAGCTTTAACCTTTGATGCTAACTCTTGAGGAATTTCCTCATCCCACAGCACTCCACTGGACCAGATTTCCTGTAGCATAATTTTTCCAGTAGTGATGATAGGCGACAAAAAACCTAGCGGATCAAAGAGACTTGCAAGCTGACTCAATATGTTTCTCTTTGTCATCTTTTCCAGACTTCTATCTGGGCCTTTGAACACAAACATATCACTCTCAGCTAGCCATGTTAACCCTAAAGCCTTGATTGATGGCCACTCACTATCAGTTATTTTAATCTCTTTAGCTCTATGCTCTACAGGAATAGCTTCGAGTACCTTCTTTGAATTCGATAGCCATTTCCTTGCACTCATACCAGCCTTTGCCCACAACTCTGTGAGCTCACGATACAACTGTATAGCAACATCTTCATCCTCTACACTATCCATACTATCATCCATGTATGTGGATGTTAGAACAGTTTCAGCTGCCCTAGGAAACTGTTCCTTGTAACGCTTTGCATTTTCTTGTGACACTTTTTGGGCAATGAATGGTGACACATTCAACCCAAAAATCAATCTGTTGAATTCGTAAGTGCCTGGTTCCTTTTGCACATCCAGATCTCGCCACATGAACCTGAACATAGGCCGGTCAACCTCATCTATCTCAATCTGCAAATAcatttcagaaatgtcgcagACCACCGCTACTTTGTCTCGCCTGAACCTAAGCAAAACATCACAGAGGTCATTTTGAAGTTTTGGTCCATTATTGATTACATCATTTAAACACAGATCTCTATCTTTCGCTGATGCATCGTAAACTATCCTAACCTTAGTAGTTGTTCGATCCATTTTTACCACAGGAAAGTGTGGAATAAACCACTCTGTACTAGATTTAGGTTCCTCTTCATCTACTTTCCTAATGTAACCCTTATCCAAATACCCTTGAATGACACAGCTATATGCCTTGCCTAGTTTTTCATCTTTTATCAACTTCTTTTCTAGGCTTTCCAGCCTTTTCTTTGCAGACACGTGATTATTTGTAgtcatgttttttctttctttttctttccatgGAATTCTTACTTGGTATCTACAATTGTCACCTCCAGCCATCGATTCTATAACCACTCTGATGGCCTCCTCTTCTTCTTTGGTGTGACAAGTTACTTTGCAATTTAAGCCCATGTTATCTACTTCCCAGAACTTTCTGAGAGTTATGTTCACTTCTCTGTCAACAGTGCAGTGGAAAGTGCTCACTGATCTGGTGTGGAATGCTCTCCTAGCTGCAGGAGCAACAGGTCCCACACAAGTGTATCCTAATGGGGTGAGCCTGGCGATTGGTTCGCCTGATCTGCCCTTTACCTCATGGATTGACTCGTGTAAGCCTGCATGATCCAAACCAATCAAAATATCGACCTTGTTTCTGCTGCCTAGAAACTTAGGAAATTCAATATCCTTCAAATGGTCCCAGTCTCTTGAGACCCTGCACCAATCAATGGGCTTCAGTTTACCACATACATTTTTAATTGTTATCGCCTCAATCCCATACTGCTTCTCTGGTCTATTTAGTGGAGAGATGTCAAATTTAACTGGAAAGGACTGAAACCTTTCCTCTTTACCATTTAGTACCGTAGCCTTGACCTCTTCCGGCTTACCATGTATCCCTAATTCAGCCACTAAATCTTCATTCACATACGTCTGCTCACTTCCATCATCCAGGAAGGCATTTGCCTCTACAACCTTACCATTTGGTGAAGACACCAAAACCGGGACTACCCTGAATGATATTTGACCACACGCACCTGAATGAAATGTGGGCCTAGTACTACCACTTGTATTATTTTTAGATCCAGATGCACTTATTGCATTATTTTCAAGATCACAACTCCCTTTAGACATGGGCTCCCCTTCCTTGGTTCCGTGTAACAATCTGTTGTGATTTTTGCTACATCCATCAATATTGCATTTCATTACCCTGGTGCACTGTGGTGAGAAATGTTCACCCAGACACTTGAAACACAGCTTGTTTTTTGAGGCATAATCCCACCTATCCTCAACTCTCATGGCTAGGAAAGAATTGCATCTCCATAACTTGTGGGTGCCCATACTACAACAGGGGCAGTTGGTAGGGTCACTAGGGTGTGCCTTTACACTGGCAGTGTGATAACTCcccttgttttcatttttctttacatCATTCTTCCTCTGATCAAaccttcttttgttttgtttttctatgttCATTTCCAGTTGTTTTCCAAACATTGTACTTTTAACTGATGCTTGTTTTTCTAGAAATTTGATCAGGTCGTTTAAGCCAATCCTAGCCTGTTTTGTAAGAATATCATGAGATGCATTACTCCATCTGGTTTGAATATGGATGGGCAACAGATTTTGAACTGTAAGCAATGTATTACTGCAATTCAAATCGTTGTCATACCCCAATTTAGATAGAGTGATTTTGCATTTGTTTAAGTCCCCAATTAATTCCCACAAATCTTCGGAGCTTTCGACGGTTTTACGTTTTTCCAACTTTGATGTCATTGCCCCCAGAATCATGTGTGATTGCCCAAATTGAACCTGTAATATTGCCAATGCCTTTTTGAACCCACTTTGTCCCTCAAACTCACAAGCATTGATAGCATTATAAGCCTTGCCTTTGCAAAATCTCAGTAGATGTTGCAACTTGGTAAATTCACAGTTCAGTTTACTAGCAATAAGAACATTGAATGCATTTGTGAAGCTGAAATAATTACCTGGTTCACCATAAAAACATGGAATTTCTATTTTTGGAAGTTCAAAGGCAAGTTTCAGTGATTCAAAGGGACTGTTCTGTTCTGACGCCCCCACTTCTAGTTTTTGGGTATCAGTTTGGCGTTGTACCTTTGTAGTTTGCTGAGCATCTCCATTTGTCGTCACTGCTCGATCCAGACTTGTTAGTTGTTGGTGTCCATCTGACGCCACTGCTCGTTGATCCGTTGTGTGCGGCAATCGTCCGTCCACTGTCATTTGTTGATCAATAGTTTGTTGCAGTTGTCCTGCTGTTGCTTGTTGGTCCGTAGTTGGTT is from Apostichopus japonicus isolate 1M-3 chromosome 16, ASM3797524v1, whole genome shotgun sequence and encodes:
- the LOC139983151 gene encoding uncharacterized protein, which encodes MATSFKYVEETAKKKNSTGFGRFKAKLADILTEENILQLATFFQYPPAKIDFLQSKNSRNHLMIRYMEERGQITERDITTLLRALKVLNLHGTQKRVQTMFELHTGKRCTGDDQSIQEPEDHNFGKLERRLNGSLTSDVSKLTYLARYKCCTAYVDSIILNIFEAARTRPSLYFDNLSYYF